The Celeribacter marinus genome window below encodes:
- a CDS encoding CoA-acylating methylmalonate-semialdehyde dehydrogenase, with amino-acid sequence MTEIAHFINNAHVASTSGRSQPVFNPATGESEKTVALATTAEVDAVVAAAKAAWPAWSKTPPLRRARILDKFKSILWDRADELARAISNEHGKTHDDAVGEVTRGLEVVEFAVGAPSFLKGEFSENVGTGVDSFNIRQSLGVVAGITPFNFPAMVPMWMFPVALATGNTFILKPSERDPSASLLMADWLKEAGLPDGVFNVVQGDKEAVDALLNNPDVKAISFVGSTPIAQYIYQTGTANGKRVQALGGAKNHMVIMPDADLDMAANALMGAAFGSAGERCMAISVAVPVTDAVADALIDKLTPMIKALKVGPAADSASDMGPVVTKAAQEKILGYIDSGEAEGAKVIVDGRDFKQDMQGYENGYYVGGTLIDNVTTDMKIWKEEIFGPVLSVVRRNSYDDAVALIDQCEFANGTAIFTRDGDTARAFAQDIEVGMVGINVPIPVPMAFHSFGGWKASIFGDHHMHGMEGVRFYTRIKTTTQRWPSGQRTEAEFTMPTLG; translated from the coding sequence ATGACCGAGATCGCACACTTCATCAACAACGCGCATGTTGCCTCCACCTCCGGCCGCAGCCAGCCCGTGTTCAACCCCGCGACAGGCGAAAGCGAGAAAACCGTTGCACTGGCCACAACCGCCGAAGTGGACGCCGTTGTCGCAGCCGCCAAAGCCGCATGGCCAGCATGGTCGAAAACACCGCCTCTACGCCGCGCACGCATACTCGACAAATTCAAAAGCATTTTGTGGGACCGCGCCGACGAATTGGCCCGCGCTATTTCTAACGAGCATGGCAAAACCCATGATGACGCCGTGGGCGAAGTGACCCGTGGTCTCGAAGTGGTCGAATTTGCCGTTGGCGCACCCAGCTTTCTGAAGGGTGAGTTTTCCGAAAACGTTGGCACAGGCGTTGATAGCTTCAACATCCGCCAATCGCTTGGGGTTGTGGCCGGCATCACACCGTTCAACTTCCCCGCAATGGTGCCAATGTGGATGTTCCCTGTCGCTTTGGCCACGGGCAACACCTTTATCCTGAAACCCTCCGAACGCGACCCATCCGCATCCCTGCTCATGGCCGACTGGCTGAAAGAAGCGGGTCTCCCAGATGGTGTATTCAACGTGGTCCAAGGCGACAAAGAAGCCGTAGATGCCCTGCTGAACAACCCGGACGTCAAAGCGATTTCCTTTGTCGGCTCGACGCCCATCGCCCAATACATCTACCAGACGGGCACAGCCAACGGCAAACGCGTTCAGGCTCTTGGTGGCGCGAAAAACCACATGGTCATCATGCCTGACGCCGACCTCGACATGGCCGCAAACGCATTGATGGGCGCGGCATTTGGCTCTGCGGGCGAGCGCTGTATGGCGATCTCCGTGGCCGTCCCCGTAACGGACGCCGTGGCCGATGCGCTCATCGACAAACTCACCCCGATGATCAAAGCGCTCAAGGTTGGCCCCGCGGCTGATAGCGCCTCCGATATGGGGCCAGTCGTCACCAAGGCCGCCCAAGAGAAAATCCTAGGCTACATCGATAGCGGCGAGGCCGAGGGTGCAAAAGTCATCGTTGATGGTCGTGACTTCAAACAAGACATGCAGGGCTATGAAAACGGATATTATGTTGGCGGCACCTTGATCGACAACGTAACCACCGACATGAAAATCTGGAAAGAAGAGATTTTTGGGCCTGTCCTGTCCGTGGTGCGCCGCAATTCCTATGACGATGCGGTCGCCCTCATTGATCAGTGCGAATTTGCCAACGGCACCGCGATCTTTACCCGTGACGGCGACACCGCGCGCGCCTTTGCCCAAGACATTGAGGTCGGAATGGTCGGCATCAACGTGCCGATCCCCGTGCCAATGGCCTTCCACTCCTTTGGCGGTTGGAAAGCGTCGATCTTTGGCGATCACCACATGCACGGGATGGAGGGTGTTCGATTCTACACCCGTATCAAAACCACGACACAGCGGTGGCCCTCAGGTCAGCGTACCGAGGCCGAGTTCACAATGCCGACCCTTGGCTAA
- a CDS encoding molybdenum cofactor biosynthesis protein MoaE, with protein MRISVQAEDFDLARSLDGFGRAPNTGATVSFTGLVRDDTGDLQHMEIEHYPGMCEAAIEAIVADAVARWSLSDCLVIHRYGKLVVAEQIMMVATAARHRVEAFEAAEYLMDYLKSRAPFWKKEVTKSGADWVAAKDVDEDALRRW; from the coding sequence ATGCGGATCTCGGTTCAGGCGGAGGACTTCGATCTGGCCCGATCACTTGATGGCTTTGGCCGCGCGCCAAACACGGGTGCCACGGTGAGTTTTACGGGGCTTGTGCGCGATGACACTGGCGACCTTCAGCACATGGAAATTGAGCATTATCCCGGCATGTGTGAGGCGGCGATTGAGGCCATTGTGGCGGACGCTGTGGCGCGGTGGTCGCTGTCTGATTGTTTGGTTATTCACCGTTACGGAAAACTCGTGGTCGCAGAGCAAATCATGATGGTTGCCACCGCCGCGCGTCACCGTGTCGAGGCGTTTGAGGCGGCGGAATATTTGATGGATTATCTCAAATCGCGCGCCCCGTTTTGGAAGAAAGAAGTGACCAAATCAGGTGCGGATTGGGTCGCGGCTAAGGACGTGGATGAGGACGCTTTGCGGCGCTGGTGA
- the moaD gene encoding molybdopterin converting factor subunit 1, with the protein MIDVLYFAWVRERIGLPREQVETQAATVADLIDELKAREERYAFAFEDLSALRVAVDQELVDFDAPLNGVREVAFFPPMTGG; encoded by the coding sequence ATGATTGATGTGCTTTATTTCGCATGGGTGCGTGAGCGCATTGGTTTGCCGCGTGAACAGGTCGAGACACAGGCGGCAACGGTTGCGGATCTCATTGATGAGCTAAAGGCCCGCGAAGAGAGATATGCCTTTGCATTCGAGGACTTAAGCGCACTGCGCGTGGCGGTTGATCAAGAATTGGTGGACTTTGATGCGCCCCTCAATGGGGTGCGCGAAGTGGCTTTCTTTCCGCCTATGACAGGGGGCTGA
- the pgsA gene encoding CDP-diacylglycerol--glycerol-3-phosphate 3-phosphatidyltransferase, protein MIWNIPNILTVFRLLCAPAIAIVFLVLPHPYSDWAAVLLFIGASLTDYVDGYLARSWKQTSRFGAMLDPIADKAMVMTAIAVLAMNFGASFLIIFPAAFIILRETFVSGLREFLGATAGLLKVTKLAKWKTASQMVSIAVLLSYGLFSHYVGMGTFGMDGVTVDGILSGDIEDVHGLAWQYFGMVWTYTGGIVLFWIAALLTVITGADYLRKAMPYLRDASDD, encoded by the coding sequence ATGATTTGGAACATCCCTAATATACTCACCGTATTTCGGTTGCTGTGTGCGCCTGCCATTGCAATCGTCTTTCTCGTTTTGCCGCATCCTTATTCCGATTGGGCGGCGGTTTTGTTGTTCATTGGTGCCTCGCTGACGGACTATGTGGACGGCTATCTAGCGCGCTCGTGGAAGCAAACATCGCGGTTCGGAGCGATGCTTGATCCTATTGCTGATAAGGCGATGGTGATGACGGCGATTGCGGTTTTGGCGATGAATTTTGGTGCGTCCTTTTTGATCATTTTCCCCGCTGCATTCATCATTTTGCGTGAGACGTTTGTGTCGGGTTTGCGCGAGTTTTTGGGCGCCACGGCAGGTCTTTTGAAGGTCACAAAACTGGCCAAATGGAAGACGGCCTCGCAAATGGTCTCTATCGCGGTGCTTCTCTCGTATGGCCTGTTTTCTCACTATGTGGGTATGGGAACATTCGGCATGGATGGCGTGACCGTGGACGGTATTTTGTCGGGCGACATCGAGGACGTGCACGGGCTTGCATGGCAATATTTCGGGATGGTTTGGACCTACACGGGCGGGATCGTTTTGTTCTGGATTGCGGCGCTTTTGACGGTCATCACGGGTGCGGATTATTTGCGCAAAGCCATGCCCTATTTGCGTGATGCGTCCGATGATTGA
- the uvrC gene encoding excinuclease ABC subunit UvrC, with amino-acid sequence MSIQTDEKRDKNVPRGHKVIDGYLRMLDGSPGVYRMLDPEHNVLYVGKAKNLKNRVSNYARTHGHSARIARMISETSQMMFLTTRTETEALLLEQNLIKQLKPRYNVLLRDDKSFPNILVTKDHDFPQIVKHRGAKKRKGAYYGPFASASNVNSTLNQLQRVFLLRNCSNSDYEGRTRPCLQHQIKRCMAPCVGKISKEDYAQLVADAERFLQGKDAGLQARLAKEMGEASEAMEFEKAAALRDRIRAMTNVQTAQGINPKTVSEGDIIGLHMEGGQACVQVFFIRANQNWGNQDFYPRIGADVSEAEVMGAFIGQFYDQKEPPRQLILSHDVEDKELLAQALSEKAGRKVEVLVPQRGEKSELVSGAVRNARESLGRKMSESAAQTKLLKGVAEAFGLPSMPTRIEAYDNSHIQGAHAVGAMIVAGPEGFLKSQYRKFDIKGDGITAGDDFGMMKEVMTRRFKRLLKDDPERKGDTWPSLLLIDGGAGQVSAVQEIMTELGVTDIPMVGVAKGVDRDHGKEEFYRTGKRPFALQRNDPVLYFIQRIRDEVHRFAIGTHRAKRSKAISATPLDDVPGVGAMRKRALLAHFGSAKAVGLANLSDLKAVDGISETVAQTLYDFFHEGG; translated from the coding sequence ATGAGCATACAGACGGATGAAAAACGGGACAAAAATGTACCGCGCGGTCACAAGGTGATCGACGGGTATCTGCGGATGCTTGACGGATCTCCCGGTGTGTACCGGATGCTGGATCCCGAACATAACGTCCTCTACGTCGGCAAAGCGAAGAACCTCAAAAACCGCGTGTCCAACTACGCCCGCACCCACGGGCACAGCGCGCGTATTGCGCGGATGATTTCAGAAACCTCCCAGATGATGTTTTTGACCACGCGCACAGAGACCGAGGCGCTGCTGTTAGAGCAAAACCTCATCAAACAACTCAAGCCGCGCTACAATGTGCTGCTGCGCGACGACAAATCATTCCCGAATATTCTCGTGACGAAAGACCATGATTTTCCACAGATCGTAAAACATCGAGGCGCGAAGAAACGCAAAGGAGCTTATTATGGTCCCTTTGCATCCGCGAGCAACGTCAACAGCACGCTCAACCAGTTGCAGCGCGTGTTTTTGCTGCGCAATTGTTCGAACAGTGACTATGAGGGGCGCACGCGGCCCTGCCTGCAACATCAGATAAAACGGTGCATGGCGCCCTGTGTTGGGAAGATTTCCAAAGAGGACTACGCCCAATTGGTGGCGGACGCCGAGCGTTTTTTGCAAGGGAAAGACGCAGGACTTCAGGCGCGCTTGGCCAAGGAGATGGGCGAAGCGTCCGAAGCGATGGAGTTTGAAAAGGCCGCAGCCCTGCGGGACCGAATCCGTGCGATGACAAACGTGCAAACGGCCCAAGGGATCAATCCTAAAACTGTGTCGGAGGGGGATATCATCGGCCTTCACATGGAGGGCGGACAGGCCTGTGTTCAGGTGTTTTTCATTCGTGCGAACCAAAACTGGGGCAATCAGGATTTCTATCCGCGTATCGGTGCAGATGTGTCCGAAGCCGAAGTCATGGGGGCCTTTATCGGTCAGTTCTACGACCAAAAAGAGCCGCCGCGCCAATTGATCTTGAGCCATGATGTCGAGGACAAGGAGCTGTTGGCTCAAGCACTATCTGAGAAGGCGGGGCGCAAGGTCGAGGTGCTCGTTCCCCAACGGGGAGAGAAGTCCGAATTGGTATCGGGTGCTGTGCGCAACGCGCGTGAAAGCCTTGGCCGCAAAATGTCCGAGAGTGCGGCGCAAACCAAGTTGCTCAAGGGCGTGGCGGAGGCATTCGGCTTGCCCTCCATGCCAACGCGCATCGAGGCTTACGACAACTCCCACATCCAAGGGGCGCATGCCGTCGGCGCGATGATTGTAGCGGGGCCAGAGGGGTTCCTGAAATCCCAATACCGTAAGTTCGATATTAAGGGAGACGGGATCACGGCGGGCGATGATTTTGGCATGATGAAAGAGGTCATGACGCGCCGTTTCAAACGTCTGTTGAAAGACGATCCTGAGCGCAAGGGCGACACATGGCCAAGTCTGTTGTTGATTGATGGGGGCGCCGGACAGGTGTCGGCGGTCCAAGAGATCATGACGGAATTGGGTGTAACGGATATCCCGATGGTCGGTGTGGCCAAAGGCGTGGACCGCGACCACGGCAAAGAAGAGTTCTACCGCACGGGCAAACGCCCCTTTGCGCTGCAACGCAATGACCCTGTGCTGTATTTCATTCAACGCATCCGCGATGAGGTGCACCGTTTTGCAATCGGGACACACCGCGCAAAGCGGTCCAAGGCCATTAGTGCAACGCCTCTGGATGATGTTCCGGGCGTTGGGGCCATGCGCAAACGCGCCTTGTTGGCGCACTTTGGCTCGGCCAAGGCGGTGGGGCTTGCAAACCTTTCCGACCTTAAGGCGGTGGATGGAATTTCGGAAACGGTCGCACAGACACTCTACGACTTCTTCCATGAGGGCGGATAA
- a CDS encoding SDR family oxidoreductase: MKPRRALVTGAGKRLGRAMALYLGERGFDVAVHYATSKVEADEVVAELRQMGVKAQAVQADLLIEDEAARLVGRAAQALGGPLTLLVNNASIYEADSIEDGTRFSWDRHIESNLRAPVVLTQAFAAQAPDVETDTRGEARATALVINMLDQRVQKLTPKFMSYTIAKMGLWAFTQTAAQGLAPRIRVNAIGPGPTLQGVHQDRDMFTAQRAATILNRGSNLEDITAALGYFIDAHGVTGQLLCVDGGQHLAWNTPDILTD, encoded by the coding sequence ATGAAACCACGGCGGGCATTGGTCACGGGCGCAGGCAAACGGCTTGGCCGTGCAATGGCTTTGTATCTTGGCGAGCGCGGATTCGACGTTGCCGTACATTATGCAACGTCCAAGGTCGAAGCCGATGAGGTCGTGGCCGAGCTGCGCCAGATGGGCGTCAAAGCGCAGGCCGTTCAAGCAGATCTGTTGATCGAAGACGAAGCTGCCCGATTGGTGGGACGTGCTGCACAAGCCCTTGGTGGACCATTGACGTTGCTTGTGAATAACGCGTCGATCTATGAGGCGGACAGCATCGAGGACGGCACGCGGTTCAGTTGGGATCGCCATATAGAGAGCAACCTGCGCGCGCCTGTTGTACTCACCCAAGCGTTTGCCGCTCAGGCTCCAGATGTGGAGACAGACACGCGCGGTGAGGCGCGTGCCACCGCGCTTGTGATCAATATGCTGGATCAGCGCGTTCAAAAACTGACGCCGAAATTCATGAGCTACACGATTGCCAAAATGGGGTTGTGGGCGTTTACCCAGACGGCGGCGCAGGGCCTCGCTCCGCGCATTCGTGTAAATGCCATTGGTCCCGGGCCGACACTACAGGGCGTGCATCAAGACCGAGATATGTTCACCGCACAACGCGCCGCGACTATCCTGAACAGAGGGTCCAACCTCGAAGATATCACCGCAGCTTTGGGGTATTTCATCGATGCCCATGGCGTCACAGGTCAGCTTTTATGTGTAGATGGCGGTCAGCATCTTGCGTGGAATACACCCGATATTTTGACCGATTAA
- a CDS encoding calcium/sodium antiporter has protein sequence MDFLTAAVGLVVLLFAGDALVRGAVNLSLRLGVPALIVSLTIVAFGTSAPEFLISISAIHEGVPGLALGNIVGSNTANVLLVMGIPALITTLHVVDNSTRASYLQMIAATALFTALAFIGPFGQVSGLILLAALGFMLVHAARAARSHRANAADAAVCAMDEEDVEGADPHMGWPKIIAFLVAGLIGLPIGAELLVNAATHIAQSFGVSDTVIGLTLVALGTSLPELATTVMAALRRQADVAFGNVIGSNMFNLLGIIGVASLVGPIPVAPEIMRFDIWVMIASSLLLGVFVLRRKSITLIWGLTLTALYVLYIVMVF, from the coding sequence ATGGACTTTTTGACTGCTGCCGTAGGGCTTGTAGTGCTGCTATTCGCGGGGGATGCGTTGGTCCGCGGGGCTGTGAATCTGTCGCTTCGCCTTGGCGTGCCCGCGTTGATTGTTAGCCTAACCATCGTTGCATTCGGGACATCCGCGCCTGAATTTCTCATCTCTATTTCGGCTATTCACGAAGGGGTTCCGGGGCTTGCCCTTGGCAACATTGTGGGCTCGAACACTGCGAATGTGCTACTGGTAATGGGTATTCCCGCATTGATAACCACGCTACATGTGGTCGATAATTCGACCCGCGCCAGCTATCTTCAAATGATAGCCGCAACAGCACTGTTCACGGCCTTGGCGTTTATTGGCCCCTTTGGTCAGGTCTCGGGTTTGATTTTACTCGCTGCGCTAGGGTTTATGCTTGTCCATGCAGCACGTGCAGCGAGATCGCATCGTGCCAACGCGGCAGATGCCGCAGTCTGTGCGATGGATGAGGAAGACGTCGAAGGGGCCGACCCGCATATGGGGTGGCCCAAAATCATTGCTTTCCTTGTTGCAGGTTTGATTGGTTTGCCTATTGGCGCCGAGCTTTTGGTCAATGCCGCAACTCATATTGCACAATCGTTCGGGGTCTCGGACACTGTGATCGGTTTGACGCTTGTAGCTTTGGGGACATCGCTACCAGAACTTGCGACAACCGTGATGGCCGCGCTGCGCCGTCAGGCAGATGTGGCATTTGGCAACGTGATCGGCTCCAATATGTTCAACCTGTTGGGCATTATCGGTGTGGCCTCACTCGTCGGTCCCATTCCTGTCGCACCCGAAATTATGCGGTTCGATATCTGGGTGATGATTGCATCGTCACTTTTGTTGGGTGTGTTTGTGCTGCGCCGTAAAAGTATCACTTTGATCTGGGGTCTCACCCTGACAGCCCTATATGTCCTCTACATTGTGATGGTCTTTTAA
- a CDS encoding S49 family peptidase produces the protein MKNWIPFLKSQPRVNVVRLSGTIVTKRGGLNDQALASAIERAFGKGKPSAVALSINSPGGSPVQSSLIAARIRRLADEKDVPVFAFVEDVAASGGYWLACAADKIFVDRSSIVGSIGVISAGFGFDQLIAKYGIERRVYTAGGSKSQLDPFQPERDEDVVRLKALQEDIHVAFVEHVKASREDRLSQDVELFDGTYWTGKTSVDLGLADGIGHLLPIMKEMFGAKTRFAVFGPKKPFLGRFGAQIIDEAVNTVEERGLWARYGL, from the coding sequence ATGAAAAACTGGATCCCATTTTTGAAGTCTCAGCCGCGCGTGAACGTTGTGCGGCTTAGCGGAACCATTGTGACCAAGCGCGGTGGATTGAATGATCAGGCGCTTGCGTCCGCAATTGAACGTGCCTTCGGTAAGGGCAAGCCATCGGCAGTTGCCTTGTCGATCAATTCTCCGGGAGGATCCCCCGTTCAGTCGTCGTTGATCGCGGCACGCATCCGCCGTCTGGCAGACGAAAAGGACGTTCCCGTGTTTGCCTTTGTTGAGGATGTCGCGGCATCGGGCGGTTATTGGCTCGCGTGCGCGGCTGATAAAATATTCGTGGATCGCAGTTCTATCGTCGGCTCCATCGGTGTGATTTCTGCGGGCTTCGGGTTCGATCAATTGATTGCCAAATATGGTATTGAGCGGCGCGTCTACACCGCGGGCGGCTCAAAAAGCCAGCTTGATCCATTTCAGCCCGAACGCGACGAAGATGTTGTGCGCCTCAAAGCCCTGCAAGAAGACATTCACGTGGCCTTTGTCGAGCATGTAAAAGCCTCTCGTGAGGATCGGTTGTCGCAAGATGTCGAGCTGTTCGACGGTACGTATTGGACGGGTAAAACAAGTGTTGATCTTGGCTTGGCCGATGGGATCGGACATCTGTTGCCCATCATGAAAGAGATGTTTGGCGCCAAAACACGGTTTGCGGTCTTTGGCCCTAAAAAACCATTCTTGGGTCGGTTTGGCGCACAGATCATCGATGAGGCGGTCAACACCGTCGAAGAGCGCGGTCTTTGGGCGCGCTACGGGCTGTGA
- a CDS encoding zinc ABC transporter substrate-binding protein: MALIRLSTLAFLGSLAPVFAQAPDVVTDIPPVHGLVSRVMEGVGAPLNLLEQGASPHDYALRPSDAAALQNADIVFWTGEGLAPWLSKTIEQVAPDALSIPLSTAEGVIHLPFRENAVFDEHDEHDEHDEHDHGAGADDPHMWLDPENAKVWMQAIARTLAEKDPENAVRYEANANAGIAEIDAAIVRISKALEPLHDLRFIVFHDAYHYFEARFGVEAVGAVSMSDASAPSPKRIAQLQDAVERSGVTCAFSEPQYNSQLVDTVLGKSVGARAVIDPLGAHIEAGPQFYIALLDHITQAFVSCQ, from the coding sequence ATGGCTCTTATCCGTCTTTCGACTTTGGCTTTTCTAGGCTCATTGGCCCCCGTTTTTGCGCAGGCTCCCGATGTTGTCACTGATATCCCCCCCGTTCATGGCCTCGTGTCGCGTGTGATGGAGGGGGTTGGAGCGCCGTTGAACTTGCTTGAGCAAGGCGCATCACCTCATGACTACGCGCTGCGCCCCTCCGATGCGGCCGCGTTGCAGAATGCTGATATTGTATTTTGGACGGGCGAAGGGCTTGCCCCGTGGTTGTCCAAAACGATTGAGCAGGTCGCGCCAGACGCCTTGTCGATCCCTTTGTCTACAGCTGAGGGTGTTATCCATTTGCCATTTAGAGAAAATGCTGTGTTCGACGAGCACGACGAGCACGACGAGCACGACGAGCATGATCACGGCGCTGGAGCGGACGATCCCCATATGTGGCTGGACCCAGAGAACGCAAAGGTTTGGATGCAGGCGATTGCGCGGACCTTGGCCGAGAAAGATCCAGAAAACGCGGTTCGCTACGAGGCAAACGCGAACGCGGGGATTGCCGAAATCGATGCTGCTATCGTGCGGATTTCCAAAGCGCTTGAGCCACTCCATGACCTGCGGTTTATCGTGTTTCATGACGCCTACCACTATTTCGAAGCCCGCTTTGGGGTTGAGGCGGTTGGGGCCGTTTCTATGAGCGATGCAAGTGCGCCAAGTCCCAAACGGATTGCCCAGTTGCAAGACGCGGTGGAACGATCAGGCGTCACCTGCGCGTTCAGTGAGCCGCAATACAACAGTCAGCTTGTTGATACAGTGCTTGGTAAAAGTGTCGGTGCGCGTGCCGTCATTGATCCGCTTGGCGCACATATAGAGGCGGGGCCACAGTTCTATATCGCTCTTTTGGATCACATCACTCAGGCGTTTGTGTCGTGCCAGTAG
- a CDS encoding Fur family transcriptional regulator: MEPLGFVRHDHSHCVTDAVAQVDARCDTLGLKLTPVRRRTLEILLEEHRALGAYDVLERLRADGFGSQPPVAYRALDFLTSNGFAHKIERLNAFIACAHPSESHTPAFLICRDCGAVAEAETNPETGMLNQIAQTTGFSIERAVLEAEGLCPNCQTEPQT, from the coding sequence ATGGAGCCGCTTGGGTTCGTACGCCACGATCATAGCCATTGCGTCACGGATGCCGTGGCACAGGTCGACGCGCGATGTGACACCTTGGGGTTGAAGCTCACACCAGTGCGGCGGCGCACCTTGGAAATCCTTCTTGAAGAACACCGCGCATTGGGTGCCTATGACGTTTTGGAACGCCTGCGTGCTGACGGCTTTGGCTCTCAACCCCCAGTGGCATATCGCGCCTTGGACTTTTTGACGTCCAACGGATTTGCCCACAAGATCGAGCGCCTCAATGCCTTCATCGCCTGCGCGCATCCAAGTGAATCCCATACTCCTGCATTTTTGATTTGTCGCGACTGCGGCGCGGTGGCCGAGGCCGAAACCAACCCCGAGACAGGGATGCTCAACCAAATTGCGCAGACCACGGGTTTCAGTATCGAGCGCGCCGTACTGGAGGCCGAAGGTCTCTGCCCGAACTGTCAAACGGAGCCACAAACATGA
- the znuC gene encoding zinc ABC transporter ATP-binding protein ZnuC, whose amino-acid sequence MSLVALNHVGVTLGGRSVLTDVSFEINTGEIVTIVGPNGSGKSTMLRVIIGAVPPNSGSVTRKAGLKIGYVPQKLHIDPTLPMTVRRFLSLPRRVSDNAADMALTETGAGHLHDRQMADLSGGQFQRVLLARALLAKPDLLILDEATQGLDQPGSADFYDHIDRVRRDFGCAVLMVSHELHVVMAASDRVICLNGHVCCQGEPEHVASAPEYRALFGTGTHGALALYRHEHSHTHDACDDEVCDHDHTHAPAHHTHHGDRP is encoded by the coding sequence ATGAGCTTGGTCGCACTGAACCACGTTGGCGTGACGCTTGGCGGACGGTCTGTCCTCACGGACGTTTCGTTTGAGATCAACACGGGCGAAATCGTCACGATTGTTGGCCCCAACGGGTCAGGAAAATCCACGATGCTGCGCGTGATAATTGGGGCCGTCCCGCCCAATAGCGGCAGCGTGACGCGCAAAGCCGGCCTAAAGATCGGCTACGTACCGCAAAAACTTCATATTGATCCAACGCTACCGATGACGGTGCGCCGGTTTCTCTCCCTGCCCCGCCGCGTCTCGGACAATGCCGCAGATATGGCCCTCACCGAGACAGGCGCGGGGCACCTGCATGACCGTCAAATGGCTGATCTCTCCGGCGGCCAGTTTCAGCGCGTTCTTTTGGCACGTGCCCTCTTGGCCAAACCTGACCTCCTTATTCTCGATGAGGCTACACAAGGCCTCGACCAACCCGGATCAGCGGATTTCTATGACCATATCGACCGCGTGCGCCGCGACTTTGGCTGTGCTGTCTTGATGGTCAGTCACGAATTGCATGTTGTTATGGCGGCCTCTGATCGGGTGATTTGCCTCAACGGCCACGTATGCTGCCAAGGCGAGCCTGAACATGTGGCCTCCGCCCCAGAATACCGCGCCTTGTTTGGCACAGGAACGCATGGGGCATTGGCCCTCTACCGTCACGAACACAGTCATACCCATGACGCGTGTGACGATGAGGTCTGCGACCATGATCATACACACGCCCCCGCGCATCACACCCACCACGGAGATAGGCCATGA
- a CDS encoding metal ABC transporter permease, protein MSMLDDFMVRAVLAGIGVVVAAAPLGCFVVWRRMAYFGDATAHAAILGVALALTFNVSVLGGVMAVALIMALTVSTLNGRGVAMDTMLGVMAHASLAFGLVAVSFVDGVRVDLMSYLFGDILAVDRMDILGIWLGAALVISLLVWRWQGLLTSTLNPDLATSAGLSPRREQLILSVALAMVVAVAIKVVGALLIAAILLIPAAAARPFAQSPERMAVIAVAIGVLSVIAGIEAAFIFDTPTGPTIVCAAAVVFALGQITRVIRAN, encoded by the coding sequence ATGAGCATGCTAGACGATTTCATGGTGCGCGCCGTTCTTGCCGGTATCGGTGTTGTGGTGGCAGCAGCACCCCTAGGCTGTTTTGTCGTATGGCGGCGCATGGCGTATTTTGGTGACGCCACAGCCCACGCAGCGATCCTCGGGGTTGCCTTGGCGCTTACGTTTAACGTCTCCGTCCTTGGAGGAGTTATGGCCGTGGCGCTCATCATGGCTTTGACCGTCTCGACACTCAACGGACGCGGCGTTGCGATGGACACGATGTTAGGCGTAATGGCGCACGCGTCTCTCGCCTTTGGCCTTGTCGCCGTGTCGTTCGTTGACGGAGTTCGTGTCGATCTCATGTCTTACTTGTTTGGTGACATCTTGGCCGTGGACCGTATGGATATCTTGGGTATCTGGTTGGGTGCAGCATTGGTGATCAGCTTGCTCGTATGGCGGTGGCAAGGATTGCTGACCTCGACGCTCAACCCTGACCTTGCAACATCGGCAGGGCTATCCCCGCGCCGAGAACAATTGATCTTATCCGTTGCCCTGGCGATGGTTGTAGCCGTCGCGATCAAGGTTGTTGGGGCGTTACTCATTGCGGCAATACTTTTGATCCCCGCCGCTGCTGCGCGTCCCTTTGCCCAATCACCCGAACGCATGGCCGTCATCGCCGTGGCAATCGGAGTCCTATCGGTCATAGCAGGAATAGAAGCCGCGTTTATCTTCGACACGCCCACAGGTCCGACCATTGTATGTGCGGCTGCGGTGGTCTTTGCCTTGGGTCAAATCACACGGGTGATACGCGCGAATTAA